A genomic stretch from Salmo salar unplaced genomic scaffold, Ssal_v3.1, whole genome shotgun sequence includes:
- the LOC106570622 gene encoding scavenger receptor cysteine-rich type 1 protein M130 isoform X1 — protein sequence MKMQKSVSVVPLLLLLCLSGVGVTKGQGVEVTKAKAVDFKTEFEVKTPADGKTDGQRDSEPDLWAELRALRDMVVEQRVEKRVEKSEAVTQSQLEEVKTQNSDLQAQSVSPPAELSVRLVNGTTSCSGTVEVFYRGEWSGVCTGWWSMRDVMVVCRELHCGDAVAVSTGGLVEDGRRGVSIKSCRGHESTITECGFREGGPGYCDGRNYHYVICSDLQAQSVSPPAEDSVRLVNGTTSCSGTVEVFSRGEWFGLCPGWWGMKEAKVVCRELDCGNFVDVSRGPLVEDGRTIYVSCSLYGDESIGQCYKNEGSKNCNGGYYHHVTCSESVRLVGGAGLCSGRVEVKSNQSWASVCEADFDWRDAEVVCGELGCGAPAALQGGLYGEGKGQTWDKEFQCKGKESLLLDCDTSDRENNTCLPGNAVGLTCSEPDDVRLVGGGSRYAGGVERYDQGEWKIVGAEDWNQEATAAVVCRQLGCGSTVSVLPGNTTGVYGVSCYGSESALRECSRTSGRLSGFTVICSAPPHPK from the exons ATGAAGATGCAGAAGTCTGTCTCTGTCGTTCCTCTGCTGttgctcctctgtctgtctggggtaggGGTCACCAAAGGTCAAGGTGTAGAGGTCACTAAAGCTAAAGCTGTAGATTTCAAGACAGAATTCGAGGTCAAAACACCAGCAGACggaaagacagatggacagagagactCTGAGCCGGACCTCTGGGCTGAGCTGAGAGCGCTGAGAGACATGgtggtggaacagagagtggaaaaAAGAGTGGAAAAGAGTGAGGCTGTCACGCAAAGTCAACTGGAGGAGGTGAAGACACAGAATTCAG atcTCCAGGCTCAAAGCGTCAGTCCACCAG CTGAACTCTCAGTCAGACTGGTGAATGGGACCACTTCCTGTTCTGGGACAGTGGAAGTCTTCTACAGAGGAGAGTGGTCAGGTGTATGTACTGGGTGGTGGAGCATGAGAGATGTTATGGTTGTGTGTAGAGAGCTGCACTGTGGGGATGCTGTAGCTGTATCTACAGGAGGTCTGGTTGAAGACGGAAGACGAGGAGTCTCCATAAAGAGTTGCAGGGGACATGAGTCTACTATTACAGAGTGTGGCTTCAGAGAAGGAGGACCTGGTTACTGTGATGGTAGAAATTATCATTATGTGATCTGTTCAG atcTCCAGGCTCAAAGCGTCAGTCCACCAG CTGAAGACTCAGTCAGACTGGTGAATGGGACCACTTCCTGTTCTGGGACAGTGGAAGTCTTCTCCAGAGGAGAGTGGTTCGGTCtatgtcctgggtggtggggcATGAAAGAGGCTAAGGTTGTGTGTAGAGAGCTGGACTGTGGGAATTTTGTAGATGTATCTAGAGGACCTCTGGTCGAAGATGGAAGAACAATATATGTCAGCTGCAGTTTATATGGAGATGAGTCTATTGGACAATGTTACAAAAATGAAGGAAGTAAAAACTGTAATGGTGGATATTATCATCATGTGACCTGTTCAG AGTCTGTGCGGCTTGTGGGTGGAGCTGGTCTCTGctctgggagagtggaggtgaagTCCAATCAGTCCTGGGCCTCAGTGTGTGAAGCTGACTTTGACTGGCGAGATGCAGAGGTAGTCTGTGGGGAGCTTGGCTGTGGGGCTCCTGCAGCTCTACAGGGGGGGCTCTATGGAGAAGGTAAGGGTCAGACCTGGGATAAAGAGTTCCAGTGTAAAGGCAAAGAGTCCCTTCTCCTGGACTgtgacacctcagacagagaaaaCAACACCTGTCTACCTGGTAATGCTGTTGGACTCACCTGCTCAG agcCTGATGAtgtgaggctggtgggaggaggcagTCGCTATGCTGGTGGAGTGGAGCGGTACGACCAGGGAGAGtggaagattgtgggagctgaaGACTGGAACCAGGAGGCTACAGCTGCAGTAGTGTGTAGACAGCTGGGTTGTGGCTCCACTGTTtcagttctacctggaaacaccaCTGGAGTGTATGGAGTTTCCTGTTATGGGTCAGAGTCTGCGCTGAGGGAGTGTTCCAGAACGTCTGGTCGCCTTTCTGGATTCACAGTGATCTGCTCAG
- the LOC123731866 gene encoding deleted in malignant brain tumors 1 protein-like produces the protein MEEEESAYGFVVEMSLLLQSVKKIEGGAGVCNATYEYHLHVTCSESVRLVDGAGLCSGRVEVKSNQSWASVCEADFDRQDAEVVCGELGCGAPAALQGGSMEKVRVRPGIKSSSVKAKSPFSWTVTPQTEKTTPVYLVMLLDSPAQSLMM, from the exons ATGGAAGAAGAGGAATCAGCATATGGCTTTGTAGTGGAGATGAGTCTTCTATTACAGAGTGTAAAAAAAATAGAAGGAGGAGCTGGTGTCTGTAATGCTACATATGAGTATCATCTTCATGTGACCTGTTCAG AGTCTGTGCGGCTTGTGGATGGAGCTGGTCTCTGctctgggagagtggaggtgaagTCCAATCAGTCCTGGGCCTCAGTGTGTGAAGCTGACTTTGACCGGCAGGATGCAGAGGTAGTCTGTGGGGAGCTTGGCTGTGGGGCTCCTGCAGCTCTACAGGGGGGCTCTATGGAGAAGGTGAGGGTCAGACCTGGGATAAAGAGTTCCAGTGTAAAGGCAAAGAGTCCCTTCTCCTGGACTgtgacacctcagacagagaaaaCAACACCTGTCTACCTGGTAATGCTGTTGGACTCACCTGCTCAG aGCCTGATGAtgtga
- the LOC106570622 gene encoding scavenger receptor cysteine-rich type 1 protein M160 isoform X2, giving the protein MKMQKSVSVVPLLLLLCLSGVGVTKGQGVEVTKAKAVDFKTEFEVKTPADGKTDGQRDSEPDLWAELRALRDMVVEQRVEKRVEKSEAVTQSQLEEVKTQNSDLQAQSVSPPAEDSVRLVNGTTSCSGTVEVFSRGEWFGLCPGWWGMKEAKVVCRELDCGNFVDVSRGPLVEDGRTIYVSCSLYGDESIGQCYKNEGSKNCNGGYYHHVTCSESVRLVGGAGLCSGRVEVKSNQSWASVCEADFDWRDAEVVCGELGCGAPAALQGGLYGEGKGQTWDKEFQCKGKESLLLDCDTSDRENNTCLPGNAVGLTCSEPDDVRLVGGGSRYAGGVERYDQGEWKIVGAEDWNQEATAAVVCRQLGCGSTVSVLPGNTTGVYGVSCYGSESALRECSRTSGRLSGFTVICSAPPHPK; this is encoded by the exons ATGAAGATGCAGAAGTCTGTCTCTGTCGTTCCTCTGCTGttgctcctctgtctgtctggggtaggGGTCACCAAAGGTCAAGGTGTAGAGGTCACTAAAGCTAAAGCTGTAGATTTCAAGACAGAATTCGAGGTCAAAACACCAGCAGACggaaagacagatggacagagagactCTGAGCCGGACCTCTGGGCTGAGCTGAGAGCGCTGAGAGACATGgtggtggaacagagagtggaaaaAAGAGTGGAAAAGAGTGAGGCTGTCACGCAAAGTCAACTGGAGGAGGTGAAGACACAGAATTCAG atcTCCAGGCTCAAAGCGTCAGTCCACCAG CTGAAGACTCAGTCAGACTGGTGAATGGGACCACTTCCTGTTCTGGGACAGTGGAAGTCTTCTCCAGAGGAGAGTGGTTCGGTCtatgtcctgggtggtggggcATGAAAGAGGCTAAGGTTGTGTGTAGAGAGCTGGACTGTGGGAATTTTGTAGATGTATCTAGAGGACCTCTGGTCGAAGATGGAAGAACAATATATGTCAGCTGCAGTTTATATGGAGATGAGTCTATTGGACAATGTTACAAAAATGAAGGAAGTAAAAACTGTAATGGTGGATATTATCATCATGTGACCTGTTCAG AGTCTGTGCGGCTTGTGGGTGGAGCTGGTCTCTGctctgggagagtggaggtgaagTCCAATCAGTCCTGGGCCTCAGTGTGTGAAGCTGACTTTGACTGGCGAGATGCAGAGGTAGTCTGTGGGGAGCTTGGCTGTGGGGCTCCTGCAGCTCTACAGGGGGGGCTCTATGGAGAAGGTAAGGGTCAGACCTGGGATAAAGAGTTCCAGTGTAAAGGCAAAGAGTCCCTTCTCCTGGACTgtgacacctcagacagagaaaaCAACACCTGTCTACCTGGTAATGCTGTTGGACTCACCTGCTCAG agcCTGATGAtgtgaggctggtgggaggaggcagTCGCTATGCTGGTGGAGTGGAGCGGTACGACCAGGGAGAGtggaagattgtgggagctgaaGACTGGAACCAGGAGGCTACAGCTGCAGTAGTGTGTAGACAGCTGGGTTGTGGCTCCACTGTTtcagttctacctggaaacaccaCTGGAGTGTATGGAGTTTCCTGTTATGGGTCAGAGTCTGCGCTGAGGGAGTGTTCCAGAACGTCTGGTCGCCTTTCTGGATTCACAGTGATCTGCTCAG